A single genomic interval of Acidovorax sp. 1608163 harbors:
- a CDS encoding CoA-acylating methylmalonate-semialdehyde dehydrogenase, whose protein sequence is MNAPTSTAVLAPTVKLLIGGKFVESQTTQWRNVVNPATQEVLARVPFATPEEINAAVASGKEAFKTWKKTPIGTRARIFLKLQQLIRENMAELAALLTAEQGKTLPDAEGDVFRGLEVVEHAAGIGNLQLGELANNVANGVDTYTVMQPLGVCAGITPFNFPAMIPLWMFPMAIATGNTFVLKPSEQDPMVTMRLCELALEAGIPPGVLNVVHGGEDAVNAICDHPDIKAISFVGSTKVGTHVYNRASLNGKRVQCMMGAKNHAIVVPDANKEQTLNALAGAAFGAAGQRCMALSVVILVGESQKWIPDLVAKAQTLKVSGGTEKGTDVGPVISCAARDRVVGLIERGIADGATLELDGRNPSVPGYEKGNFVGPTIFSGVKPGMSIYDQEIFGPVLCLAAADTLDDAIEFINANPNGNGTAIFTQSGAAARKFQEEIDVGQVGINVPIPVPVPIFSFTGSRASKLGDLGPYGKQVVMFYTQTKTVTARWFDDSTVSQGVNTTISLK, encoded by the coding sequence ATGAACGCCCCCACTTCCACGGCCGTGCTGGCCCCCACCGTCAAGCTGCTGATTGGCGGCAAGTTTGTCGAATCCCAAACCACGCAGTGGCGCAACGTGGTGAACCCCGCCACGCAAGAGGTGCTGGCCCGCGTGCCGTTTGCCACGCCTGAAGAAATCAACGCCGCCGTGGCCTCGGGCAAAGAGGCGTTCAAGACCTGGAAGAAAACCCCCATCGGCACGCGTGCCCGCATCTTCTTGAAGCTGCAGCAACTCATCCGCGAAAACATGGCCGAGCTGGCCGCGCTGCTGACGGCCGAGCAAGGCAAGACCCTGCCCGACGCCGAAGGCGATGTGTTCCGCGGCCTGGAGGTGGTGGAGCATGCCGCTGGCATTGGCAACCTGCAACTGGGCGAGCTGGCCAACAACGTGGCCAATGGTGTGGACACCTACACCGTGATGCAGCCGCTGGGCGTGTGCGCGGGCATCACGCCGTTCAACTTTCCGGCCATGATTCCGCTGTGGATGTTCCCCATGGCCATTGCCACGGGCAACACGTTTGTGCTCAAGCCCTCTGAACAGGACCCCATGGTGACCATGCGCCTGTGCGAGCTGGCGCTCGAAGCGGGCATCCCGCCCGGCGTGCTGAACGTGGTGCATGGCGGCGAAGACGCCGTGAACGCCATTTGCGACCACCCCGATATCAAGGCCATCAGCTTCGTAGGCTCCACCAAGGTGGGCACGCATGTGTACAACCGCGCCAGCCTCAACGGCAAGCGCGTGCAATGCATGATGGGTGCGAAGAACCACGCCATCGTGGTGCCCGATGCCAACAAGGAACAAACCCTGAACGCCCTGGCCGGTGCCGCCTTTGGCGCCGCAGGCCAGCGCTGCATGGCGCTGTCGGTGGTCATTCTGGTGGGCGAATCGCAAAAGTGGATTCCTGATCTGGTGGCCAAGGCCCAAACGCTCAAGGTGAGCGGCGGCACAGAAAAAGGCACCGACGTGGGCCCCGTCATCTCGTGCGCCGCCCGCGACCGCGTGGTGGGCCTGATCGAGCGCGGCATTGCCGACGGCGCCACGCTGGAGCTGGACGGCCGCAACCCCAGCGTGCCCGGCTACGAAAAGGGCAACTTTGTGGGCCCCACCATCTTCAGCGGCGTAAAGCCCGGCATGTCCATCTACGACCAAGAGATTTTTGGCCCCGTGCTGTGCCTGGCCGCTGCCGACACGCTGGACGACGCCATCGAGTTCATCAACGCCAACCCCAACGGCAACGGCACGGCCATCTTCACGCAAAGCGGCGCAGCAGCGCGCAAGTTCCAGGAAGAGATCGACGTGGGCCAGGTCGGTATCAACGTGCCAATCCCTGTGCCCGTGCCGATCTTCTCGTTCACCGGCTCGCGCGCCTCCAAGCTGGGCGACCTGGGCCCCTACGGCAAGCAGGTGGTGATGTTCTACACCCAGACCAAGACCGTGACGGCACGCTGGTTTGACGACAGCACCGTGAGCCAGGGTGTCAACACCACGATCAGCTTGAAGTAA
- a CDS encoding TfoX/Sxy family protein, with protein MPARPLSDETLHLIDALRTALAQRSDVDERTMFGCYCFFVDGKLCVGVKGEELLVRLPPERHGEFQEMQNTRELSPGGGMQGYFWVEPNGYATRAQWSFWLTEALAYNPLAKASPRKKKASTAPAAAKKAPTSQRSSPNVKPKKPAAAKKHSIFEADD; from the coding sequence ATGCCCGCCCGCCCCCTCTCCGACGAAACCCTGCACCTGATCGATGCCCTGCGCACGGCCCTGGCGCAGCGCAGCGATGTGGACGAGCGCACCATGTTCGGCTGCTACTGCTTCTTTGTGGACGGCAAGCTGTGCGTGGGCGTGAAGGGCGAGGAGCTGCTGGTGCGCTTGCCGCCCGAGCGGCATGGCGAGTTTCAAGAGATGCAGAACACCCGCGAACTCTCGCCCGGCGGAGGCATGCAGGGCTACTTTTGGGTGGAGCCCAATGGCTACGCCACACGGGCGCAGTGGAGCTTTTGGCTGACCGAGGCCCTCGCCTACAACCCACTGGCCAAGGCATCGCCGCGCAAGAAGAAGGCAAGCACCGCCCCGGCTGCGGCCAAAAAGGCACCCACCAGCCAACGCAGCAGCCCCAACGTCAAGCCCAAGAAACCAGCCGCTGCCAAGAAGCACAGCATCTTCGAAGCCGACGACTAA
- a CDS encoding lysozyme inhibitor LprI family protein codes for MQCNHTSTKVAPWTATALLLSAALLTSPSAHAQAGAACKPTGTVAEINACAVQEFQAADTTLQILYEDVMRALSAHERPQLRQEHSAWVRERTVQCKRETQSTETQPEGPRLYQQCLTRKTQERRKGLMRWLSNDSPAKP; via the coding sequence ATGCAATGCAATCACACATCGACGAAAGTGGCCCCCTGGACTGCAACAGCCCTGCTGCTCAGCGCAGCCCTGCTCACCAGCCCCAGCGCCCATGCCCAGGCCGGTGCGGCCTGCAAACCCACGGGCACCGTGGCAGAGATCAATGCCTGCGCCGTGCAAGAGTTTCAAGCGGCAGACACCACCCTGCAAATCCTGTACGAAGACGTGATGCGAGCCCTGTCTGCCCACGAACGCCCGCAACTGCGGCAGGAACATTCCGCCTGGGTGCGCGAACGCACGGTGCAATGCAAGCGCGAGACCCAATCCACCGAAACCCAGCCCGAAGGCCCGCGCCTGTACCAACAGTGCCTGACGCGCAAGACGCAAGAGCGGCGCAAAGGCCTGATGCGCTGGCTGAGCAACGACAGCCCGGCCAAGCCGTGA
- a CDS encoding DUF488 domain-containing protein, whose translation MPLRIVRLGTPRAADEGTRIGTVRRPPRGVPKAEFASRDYYDVWYPLLSPSSDLMAQGQQVPSGTDGDKAWEAFVKQFRKELAQPEASRTLDLLAALSHHSALSLGCYCEDEARCHRSVLRAELHSRGADISP comes from the coding sequence ATGCCCCTGCGCATCGTCCGCCTTGGCACCCCACGCGCCGCCGACGAAGGCACGCGCATCGGCACCGTGCGCCGCCCACCGCGTGGCGTGCCCAAGGCCGAGTTCGCCAGCCGCGACTACTACGACGTGTGGTATCCCCTGCTCTCGCCCAGCTCTGACTTGATGGCCCAGGGCCAGCAGGTGCCCAGCGGCACCGATGGCGACAAGGCGTGGGAGGCCTTTGTGAAGCAGTTTCGCAAAGAGCTGGCCCAACCCGAAGCCAGCCGCACACTGGATTTGCTGGCCGCCCTCTCGCACCACAGCGCCCTGTCGCTGGGCTGCTACTGCGAAGACGAGGCGCGCTGCCACCGATCGGTGCTGCGCGCCGAGCTACACAGCCGTGGCGCAGACATCAGCCCTTGA
- a CDS encoding ABC transporter permease produces MGRAKPAASWQQRTGLVLIGLLALWALLGPWLVGASPIEQNLRNQLATPGAAHWLGTDVLGRSWLERLAHATQLSLGMALLAALSAAVPGTLLGVLAAWRGGRTERVLLMLADAVLAIPGLLLVLLIAALAPGQLWALYVGMATALWVEYFRVCRAMARPVLAGDAVQASRLLGFGRAYVLRRHLLPALAPTLGTLLAFTTAQAVLALAALGFVGVGAQPPTAELGLMITEAMPYYEEAPWLIAAPTAVLLWLVAAMMLIQPEREAA; encoded by the coding sequence ATGGGCAGAGCAAAACCCGCTGCTTCGTGGCAGCAACGCACGGGCCTGGTGCTGATTGGGCTGCTGGCCCTGTGGGCGCTGCTGGGCCCCTGGCTGGTGGGCGCCAGCCCCATTGAGCAGAACCTGCGCAACCAGCTGGCCACGCCCGGCGCAGCGCACTGGCTGGGCACGGATGTGCTGGGCCGCTCGTGGCTGGAGCGGCTGGCGCATGCCACGCAGCTCTCATTAGGCATGGCGCTGCTGGCGGCCTTGAGTGCGGCCGTGCCCGGCACCCTGCTGGGCGTGCTGGCCGCGTGGCGCGGTGGGCGCACCGAGCGGGTGCTGCTCATGCTGGCCGATGCGGTGCTGGCCATTCCTGGCCTGCTGCTGGTGCTGCTGATTGCGGCGCTGGCCCCGGGCCAGTTGTGGGCGCTGTATGTGGGCATGGCCACTGCGCTGTGGGTCGAATACTTTCGCGTGTGCCGGGCCATGGCGCGGCCTGTGCTGGCGGGCGATGCGGTGCAGGCATCGCGCCTGCTGGGCTTTGGCCGGGCCTACGTCCTGCGCCGCCACCTGCTGCCCGCGCTGGCGCCCACGCTGGGCACGCTGCTGGCCTTTACCACCGCGCAGGCGGTGCTGGCGCTGGCCGCGCTGGGCTTTGTGGGCGTGGGGGCGCAGCCCCCTACGGCCGAGCTAGGCCTGATGATCACCGAGGCCATGCCTTATTACGAAGAAGCGCCCTGGCTGATTGCCGCCCCCACTGCCGTGCTGCTGTGGCTGGTGGCCGCCATGATGCTCATCCAACCCGAGCGGGAGGCCGCATGA
- a CDS encoding ABC transporter permease subunit codes for MADRASWALAVVLRGTPPFLLSVLLMLLVAVHWGFLPVAGDDDSASLVLPALALGLGLGAGLARVTRSAMQEVAQSPAFEFARTKGLSDLQAVLRHGLRAAAVPVVAYLGVQTLFLVEGALVVETLFAWPGIGHALVHAIFGRDIPVVQGAALAMALLFVVFNLLLDAACVALDPRQQRGVAA; via the coding sequence GTGGCCGACCGCGCCAGTTGGGCGCTGGCCGTGGTGCTGCGTGGCACGCCGCCGTTTTTGCTGTCGGTGCTGCTGATGCTGCTGGTGGCGGTGCACTGGGGCTTTTTGCCCGTGGCGGGCGACGACGACAGCGCCAGCCTGGTGCTGCCTGCGCTGGCGCTGGGCCTGGGCCTGGGTGCAGGCCTTGCCCGCGTCACGCGCAGTGCCATGCAAGAGGTGGCCCAATCGCCCGCATTTGAATTTGCCCGCACCAAGGGGCTGAGCGACCTGCAAGCCGTGCTGCGCCACGGCCTGCGCGCCGCCGCGGTGCCCGTGGTGGCCTACCTGGGCGTGCAGACGCTGTTTTTGGTGGAAGGCGCGCTGGTGGTAGAGACGCTGTTTGCCTGGCCCGGTATTGGCCATGCGCTTGTGCACGCCATCTTTGGGCGCGACATCCCCGTGGTGCAAGGCGCGGCGCTGGCGATGGCGCTGCTGTTTGTGGTGTTCAACCTGCTGCTCGATGCAGCCTGCGTGGCGCTGGACCCACGCCAACAACGGGGGGTGGCCGCATGA
- a CDS encoding DUF1010 domain-containing protein, producing the protein MALCWASPAFASSVSSLFGLWRLCSKRYQLFFCSAAPLRWPSAFAWAAPVSNSGIFLLAFGSNAALKRTRILRSAYLVR; encoded by the coding sequence TTGGCGCTCTGCTGGGCTTCGCCTGCGTTCGCCTCGTCGGTTTCAAGCCTTTTTGGCCTCTGGCGCTTGTGCAGCAAGCGCTATCAGCTATTTTTTTGTAGCGCCGCGCCGCTTCGGTGGCCCAGCGCTTTTGCGTGGGCCGCGCCCGTCTCCAATTCAGGGATTTTCCTTTTGGCCTTCGGGTCTAACGCTGCGCTCAAGCGGACCCGCATTCTGCGGTCCGCTTATCTTGTCCGTTAG
- a CDS encoding DUF2946 family protein, which translates to MLRRTIPALPLHILLLLAALFNALAGVPLHEARHIREAVRSVQVAPAAASGVQADGADEARLDAASGEQDKEETHATCAWCLTHALDAGLAHAAAKPQPPPTEPRMALPQGVGTFTAQQVRWPFAARDPPPAQRA; encoded by the coding sequence ATGCTGCGCCGCACCATCCCCGCCCTGCCCCTCCACATTCTGCTTCTGCTGGCCGCGTTGTTCAACGCCCTGGCAGGTGTGCCCCTGCACGAGGCACGGCACATTCGCGAGGCGGTGCGCAGCGTGCAGGTGGCCCCAGCAGCCGCCAGTGGAGTGCAGGCTGATGGAGCTGATGAAGCGCGCTTGGATGCAGCCAGCGGCGAGCAAGACAAGGAAGAAACCCACGCCACCTGCGCCTGGTGCCTGACGCATGCGCTGGATGCGGGGCTGGCCCATGCAGCGGCCAAGCCGCAGCCACCGCCCACAGAACCCCGTATGGCCCTGCCGCAAGGCGTGGGCACCTTCACGGCCCAGCAGGTGCGCTGGCCGTTTGCTGCCAGAGACCCTCCGCCAGCCCAACGGGCCTGA
- a CDS encoding HNH endonuclease has translation MKYTVNIDDIEQALFALGGEAKAKAIQDQVLKVHCGESIPDNYQHEKSFRQTIQRKMEDYCPQAEGFDLSKKEPKFIRVGHGLYRHANGSGKREFTAAEEVPDAKQYVEGATRSIAVNAYERSADARNKCVEHYGYKCQCCGFSFEEKYGELGKAFIHVHHVKPLAEIKNSYVVDPIKDLIPLCANCHAMVHRASPAISIEKLKAEIKCRSQA, from the coding sequence ATGAAGTACACAGTAAACATAGACGACATTGAGCAAGCCTTGTTTGCCTTGGGAGGAGAAGCAAAAGCGAAGGCTATCCAAGACCAAGTGCTTAAGGTCCACTGCGGAGAATCCATTCCTGACAACTATCAGCATGAGAAGTCCTTCCGGCAAACAATCCAGCGCAAGATGGAAGACTACTGCCCACAGGCAGAAGGCTTCGATTTGAGCAAAAAGGAACCCAAGTTCATCCGCGTTGGGCATGGCCTATATCGACACGCAAACGGATCGGGTAAGAGAGAGTTCACGGCGGCGGAAGAGGTGCCTGATGCAAAACAGTATGTCGAAGGCGCAACCAGATCGATCGCGGTCAATGCATACGAACGCAGTGCAGATGCAAGGAATAAGTGTGTTGAACACTACGGCTACAAGTGCCAATGCTGTGGCTTCAGCTTTGAAGAAAAGTATGGCGAGCTGGGTAAGGCATTCATTCATGTTCATCACGTCAAACCGCTGGCTGAAATCAAGAACAGCTACGTCGTAGATCCCATCAAAGACTTAATTCCGCTCTGCGCAAACTGCCACGCAATGGTTCACAGAGCCTCACCTGCAATTTCAATCGAAAAATTGAAGGCAGAGATCAAATGCCGGTCACAGGCCTAA
- a CDS encoding acyl-CoA dehydrogenase family protein — MDFELTEEQRAFAQTARDFALAELAPHAAQWDAEGIFPKEAIAKAGELGFCGLYAPEAAGGLALPRLDATLVFEEMAAIDPSTTAFITINNMATWMLGTWATPAVRDHWGPLLTTGQKLASYCLTEPGAGSDAASLKTRAELVGNEYVINGSKAFISGAGATDVLVLMARTGDAASGASGISAFAVPADAPGITYGKKEHKMGWNSQPTRTISFDNVRIPADHLLGREGEGFKIAMKGLDGGRINIATCSVGAAQGALNAAQQYMQDRKQFGKPIASFQALQFKLADMATELVAARQMVRLAASKLDAGARDASTYCAMAKRFATDAGFTVVNEALQLHGGYGYIREYPLERLLRDARVHQILEGTNEIMRVIIARRMLDGDATEVIR, encoded by the coding sequence ATGGACTTTGAGCTGACCGAAGAACAACGCGCCTTTGCCCAAACCGCCCGCGACTTTGCCCTGGCTGAGCTGGCACCGCACGCCGCCCAGTGGGACGCCGAGGGCATCTTCCCAAAGGAGGCCATCGCCAAGGCGGGCGAGCTGGGCTTTTGCGGCCTGTATGCGCCCGAAGCCGCAGGTGGCCTCGCCCTGCCCCGCCTGGACGCCACTCTGGTGTTCGAGGAAATGGCCGCCATCGACCCCAGCACCACCGCCTTCATCACCATCAACAACATGGCCACCTGGATGCTGGGCACCTGGGCCACACCCGCCGTGCGCGACCACTGGGGCCCGCTGCTCACCACCGGGCAAAAGCTCGCCAGCTACTGCCTGACCGAGCCCGGCGCGGGCTCAGATGCCGCCTCGCTCAAGACCCGGGCCGAGTTGGTGGGCAACGAATACGTCATCAACGGCAGCAAGGCCTTCATCAGCGGCGCAGGCGCCACCGATGTGCTTGTGCTCATGGCGCGCACCGGGGATGCGGCATCCGGCGCCAGCGGCATCAGCGCCTTTGCCGTGCCAGCCGATGCACCCGGCATCACCTACGGCAAAAAGGAACACAAGATGGGCTGGAACAGCCAGCCCACCCGCACCATCAGCTTTGACAACGTGCGCATCCCCGCCGACCACCTGCTGGGCCGCGAGGGCGAAGGCTTCAAGATCGCCATGAAAGGCCTGGACGGCGGGCGCATCAACATCGCCACCTGCTCGGTGGGCGCCGCGCAAGGCGCACTCAACGCCGCCCAACAGTACATGCAAGACCGCAAGCAGTTTGGCAAACCCATCGCCAGCTTCCAGGCCCTGCAGTTCAAGCTGGCCGACATGGCGACCGAGCTGGTCGCAGCCCGCCAGATGGTGCGCCTGGCTGCCAGCAAGCTTGACGCCGGGGCCCGCGACGCATCCACCTACTGCGCCATGGCCAAGCGCTTTGCCACCGATGCAGGCTTTACCGTGGTGAACGAGGCCCTGCAACTGCACGGCGGCTACGGCTACATCCGCGAATACCCGCTGGAGCGCCTGCTGCGCGACGCCCGCGTGCACCAGATTCTGGAAGGCACCAACGAAATCATGCGCGTCATCATTGCGCGGCGCATGCTGGATGGGGATGCGACGGAGGTGATTCGCTGA
- a CDS encoding ABC transporter substrate-binding protein — translation MKHGFKPAPPPQGCTRRAALQTASACITAGAAPRALAQGGAAPATLQIVGPWEFTSLSPASSGFMLLNLQVCETLLGASDNGRPQPALAERWQVSADGLAWQFTLRPGARFHNGNRVTAQAVVQSLQRAQKAPALLSNAPITAITAEGDGALRIRLARPHNALAAQLAHYSTLVLAPESYGADGKVQRIIGSGPYRIAKLVPPQQVETEAFDDYDRPASTPAPAIRSVAYLAAGRAETRALMVEGGQAHLAYGLDPASLRRLKRHAKVGITSVTLPRTVIVKLNATLPGLQDVRVRQALSLSIDRAGIAQALMGDEALAATQLLPPTLADWHHPALPPLRHDPEAAQRLLREAGWQRHTDGLRGPDGQPLTLAIRTFLDRPELPLVATALQEQWRLAGIAVKVQIGNSGDIPMGHRDGTLQLALAARNYTNVPDPAGTLAGDFSAQGGDWGAMGWHSDAVVQALAELMRSTPDARRAQALRATVTQVLQDELPVIPIAWYRQHVAVNRRLQGVSLDPLERSYRLTEMHWSNA, via the coding sequence TTGAAACACGGCTTCAAGCCCGCCCCGCCACCACAGGGCTGCACACGCCGCGCCGCGCTGCAAACGGCCAGCGCCTGCATCACCGCAGGCGCGGCCCCCAGGGCGCTGGCCCAGGGCGGCGCAGCCCCTGCCACCTTGCAAATCGTGGGCCCGTGGGAGTTCACCAGCCTCTCGCCCGCCAGCAGCGGCTTCATGCTGCTGAACCTGCAGGTGTGCGAAACCCTGCTGGGCGCCAGCGACAACGGCCGCCCGCAGCCCGCGCTGGCCGAGCGCTGGCAGGTGTCTGCCGATGGGCTGGCCTGGCAGTTCACGCTGCGGCCCGGTGCGCGCTTTCACAACGGCAACCGGGTCACCGCGCAGGCCGTGGTGCAAAGCCTGCAGCGCGCCCAAAAGGCGCCCGCCTTGCTCAGCAACGCGCCCATCACCGCCATCACCGCCGAGGGGGATGGCGCACTGCGCATTCGCCTGGCCCGCCCGCACAACGCCCTGGCCGCCCAGTTGGCGCACTACAGCACGCTGGTGCTGGCGCCCGAGAGCTATGGCGCAGACGGCAAGGTGCAGCGCATCATTGGCAGCGGCCCCTATCGCATCGCCAAGCTGGTGCCGCCCCAGCAGGTGGAGACCGAGGCGTTTGACGACTATGACCGCCCCGCCTCCACGCCCGCCCCTGCGATACGCAGCGTGGCCTACCTGGCCGCTGGCCGCGCCGAAACGCGGGCGCTGATGGTGGAAGGCGGCCAGGCCCACCTGGCCTATGGGCTGGACCCGGCCAGCCTGCGGCGGCTCAAGCGCCATGCCAAGGTGGGCATCACATCGGTCACGCTGCCGCGCACCGTCATCGTCAAGCTCAATGCCACGCTGCCCGGCCTGCAAGACGTGCGCGTGCGCCAGGCGCTGAGCCTGAGCATTGACCGTGCAGGCATTGCCCAGGCCCTGATGGGCGACGAAGCCCTGGCCGCCACGCAGCTGCTGCCCCCCACGCTGGCCGACTGGCACCACCCCGCCCTGCCCCCGCTGCGGCACGACCCCGAAGCTGCCCAGCGCCTGCTGCGCGAAGCGGGCTGGCAGCGCCACACCGACGGCCTGCGCGGGCCGGACGGGCAGCCGCTGACCTTGGCGATACGCACCTTTTTAGACCGGCCCGAACTGCCCCTGGTGGCCACCGCGCTGCAAGAGCAGTGGCGCCTGGCGGGCATTGCCGTGAAGGTGCAGATCGGCAACTCGGGCGACATCCCCATGGGCCACCGCGACGGCACGCTGCAGTTGGCCCTGGCTGCACGCAACTACACCAATGTGCCCGACCCGGCGGGCACGCTGGCGGGCGATTTTTCTGCCCAAGGCGGCGACTGGGGCGCCATGGGCTGGCACAGCGATGCCGTGGTGCAGGCCCTGGCCGAGCTGATGCGCAGCACGCCCGATGCGCGCCGTGCGCAGGCGCTGCGCGCCACCGTCACGCAGGTGCTGCAAGACGAACTACCCGTCATCCCCATCGCCTGGTACCGCCAGCACGTGGCCGTGAACCGCCGCCTGCAAGGCGTGTCGCTGGACCCGCTGGAGCGCAGCTACCGGCTCACTGAGATGCATTGGAGCAACGCATGA
- a CDS encoding TonB-dependent siderophore receptor, producing MRSSLVSFSRSAPLPRPTLTALAVAALVASAPAAWAAEGDVITPPTLSAVDVVGRSALGTYYADEAEGAKTSLPLRELPQSVRVMSRQTLDDLGATRLDDVLDYVGGVSRQNNFGGLWDNIAIRGLPGNENTGMATLLNGFSSNRGFNAPRDLSGVERIEFLKGPAAALYGSSEPGGTLNIVSKKPLWKAAHSVEAYAGSHGLGRAALDTTGPISDNLAYRLNVAVEDKGSFRDQVSAQRQVVAPAFTWKLSPNTVLEYTSEYLRHATPLDRGVVAVNNQLGAVPVSRFLGEPADGDVTVTNQTHQLVLSHEWNADWRSRTGLSYRETGLKGYSTEASALQADDRTLRRQRRYRDFQSDDVALQAELQGTVRAGGLEQEVLVGLESYRFHMDSLMLRANPSASAPYAIDIFNPVYGQAQPTPGRNTDTREKQRNTALYVQDTLKLGEQWRVMAGLRADNYDQSLQNRLNTTTTVQTPSAVSPRLGVSWLPAQGFTVYANAGKSFRPNTGSDAAGNAFTPEKARALELGAKWESADQRLGATAALFDITKRNVLTSDPLNAGFSAAAGEVRSRGLELDVAGRLSAHWRLNASLVFNDVEVSRDNTLEVGGRLLNVPKVNGSVLAVYEDALANGQRWGLGGGVTYMGKRLGQARTQAEANAGTAAFDLPSYTTAKLLAYWRLSPTVNLTLDVDNLFDKVHYTSSYSRVWVTPGALRTVTVGLQAKF from the coding sequence ATGCGTTCTTCTTTGGTTTCTTTTTCTCGCTCCGCCCCTCTGCCGCGCCCCACGCTGACGGCTTTGGCAGTGGCTGCCCTGGTTGCCTCTGCTCCCGCCGCCTGGGCGGCTGAGGGCGATGTCATCACCCCACCCACCCTGTCTGCCGTAGATGTGGTGGGCCGCAGTGCCTTGGGCACCTATTACGCCGACGAGGCCGAGGGGGCCAAGACCAGCCTGCCGCTGCGCGAGCTGCCGCAGTCGGTGCGCGTGATGTCGCGCCAGACGCTGGACGACCTGGGCGCTACGCGGCTGGATGATGTGCTGGACTATGTGGGCGGTGTCTCGCGCCAGAACAACTTTGGCGGGCTGTGGGACAACATTGCCATTCGCGGCCTGCCGGGCAACGAGAACACGGGCATGGCGACGCTGCTCAACGGGTTTTCGTCCAACCGGGGCTTTAACGCGCCGCGTGACCTGTCGGGCGTGGAGCGCATCGAGTTTTTGAAAGGCCCTGCCGCTGCGCTGTATGGCAGCAGCGAGCCTGGCGGCACGCTCAACATCGTGAGCAAAAAGCCGCTGTGGAAGGCCGCGCATTCCGTCGAGGCCTACGCGGGCAGCCACGGCCTGGGGCGGGCGGCGCTGGACACGACGGGCCCCATCTCTGACAACCTGGCCTACCGCCTGAACGTGGCGGTGGAAGACAAGGGCAGCTTTCGCGACCAGGTGAGCGCGCAGCGCCAGGTGGTGGCCCCGGCCTTTACCTGGAAGCTCTCGCCCAACACGGTGCTCGAATACACCTCGGAATACCTGCGCCACGCCACGCCGCTAGACCGGGGTGTGGTGGCGGTGAACAACCAACTGGGCGCGGTGCCTGTGAGCCGCTTTTTGGGCGAGCCCGCCGACGGCGATGTGACGGTAACCAACCAGACGCACCAGCTGGTGCTGTCGCACGAGTGGAATGCCGACTGGCGCAGCCGCACGGGCTTGTCGTACCGCGAGACGGGGTTGAAGGGCTATTCGACCGAGGCCAGCGCCTTGCAGGCCGATGACCGCACCCTGCGACGCCAGCGCCGTTACCGCGACTTTCAGTCGGACGACGTAGCGCTGCAGGCCGAGCTGCAGGGCACCGTGCGTGCGGGCGGGCTGGAGCAAGAGGTGCTGGTGGGGCTGGAGAGCTACCGCTTTCACATGGATTCGCTGATGCTGCGCGCCAACCCCAGCGCCAGCGCGCCCTACGCCATCGACATCTTCAACCCCGTGTACGGCCAGGCCCAGCCCACGCCGGGCCGCAACACCGATACCCGCGAGAAGCAGCGCAACACCGCGCTGTATGTGCAAGACACCCTGAAGCTGGGCGAGCAGTGGCGCGTGATGGCCGGGCTGCGGGCCGACAACTACGACCAGAGCCTGCAAAACCGCCTGAACACGACGACCACCGTGCAAACCCCCTCGGCCGTGTCGCCGCGCCTGGGCGTGAGCTGGCTGCCCGCGCAGGGCTTTACGGTGTATGCCAACGCGGGCAAGTCCTTCCGCCCCAACACGGGCAGCGATGCGGCAGGCAATGCCTTTACCCCCGAAAAAGCCCGCGCCCTGGAACTGGGCGCCAAGTGGGAGAGCGCTGACCAGCGCCTGGGCGCCACGGCGGCGCTGTTTGACATCACCAAGCGCAACGTGTTGACCAGTGACCCGCTGAACGCGGGCTTCTCGGCCGCTGCAGGCGAGGTGCGCAGCCGGGGGCTGGAGCTGGACGTGGCGGGCCGCCTGAGTGCCCACTGGCGCCTGAACGCCAGCCTGGTCTTCAACGACGTGGAAGTGAGCCGCGACAACACGCTGGAGGTGGGCGGGCGCCTGCTGAACGTGCCCAAGGTGAACGGCAGCGTGCTGGCCGTGTACGAAGACGCTTTGGCCAACGGCCAGCGCTGGGGCCTGGGCGGTGGCGTGACCTACATGGGCAAGCGCCTAGGCCAGGCCCGCACGCAGGCCGAGGCCAATGCAGGCACCGCCGCGTTTGACCTGCCCAGCTACACCACGGCCAAGCTGCTGGCGTACTGGCGCCTGAGCCCCACGGTGAACCTGACGCTGGACGTGGACAACCTGTTCGACAAGGTGCACTACACCAGCTCGTACAGCCGCGTGTGGGTAACGCCTGGGGCACTGCGCACCGTGACGGTGGGGCTGCAGGCCAAGTTCTGA